acccaacactgagacccaacactgagacccaacactgagactcaacactgagacccaacactgggacccaacactgagacccaacactgagacccaacactgagacccaacagtGAGACCCATCACTGAGACCCatcactgagacccaacactgggacccaacactgagacccaacactgagacccaacactgagacccaacactgagatcCAATACTGAGACCCAACAAtgagacccaacactgggacccaacactgagacccaacactgggacccaacactgagacccaacactgagaaccaacactgagacccaacactgggacccaacactgagacccaacactgagacccaacactgagacacaatactgagacccaacactgagacccaacactgagacccaacactgagacacaATACTGAGACCCAacgctgagacccaacactgaaaCCCAACACTGATACACaatactgagacccaacactgagacccaacactgagacccaacactgagacacaatactgagacccaacactgagacccaacacagagacccaacactgacacccaacactgggacccaacactgagacccaacactgggacccaacactgagacccaacactaagacccaacactgagacccaacactgagacccaacactgagacccaacactgagacccaacactgagacccaacactgtgaCCCAACattgagacccaacactgagacccaacactgggacccaacactgagacccaacactgggaTCCAACACTGAGACCGAACACTGGGACCCAACACTGACACCCAACACTGACACCCagcactgagacccaacactgagacccaacactgagacccaacactgagacccaacactgagacccaacactgacacccaacactgggacccaacactgagacccaacactgggacacaacactgagacccaacactgagacccaacactgtgacccaacactgagacccaacactgagacccaacactgggacccaacactgagacccaacactgtgacccaacactgagacccaacactgagacccaacactgggacGCAACACTGAGACGCAACACtgggacccaacactgagacccaacactatgacccaacactgagacccaacactgtgacccaacactgagacccaacactgtgacccatcactgagacccaacactgagacccaacactgtgaCCCAACACCGAGaaccaacactgagacccaacactgtgacccaacactgagacccaacactgtgacccaacactgagacccaactctgtgacccaacactgagacccaacactgtgacccaacactgagacccaacactgtgacccaacactgagacccaacactgtgaaccaacactgagacccaacattgacacccaacactgagacccaaaaCTGAGACCCAACAAtgagacccaacactgacacccaacactgagacccaacactgagacccaacactgacacCCAACACTGACACCCAACACTGAGaaccaacactgagacccaacactgacacctaacactgagacccaacactgagacccaacactgacacccaacactgacacccaacactgagacaaaacactgagacccaacactgagacccaacattgggacccaacactgagacccaacactgagacccaacactgagacccaacactgagacccaacactaagacccaacactgagaccaaacactgagacccaacactgagacccaacactgagacccaacactgagacccaacactgataACCAACACTGAGACcaaacactgagacccaacactgagacccaacactgtgacccaacactgagacccaacactgtgacccaacactgggacccaacactgagacccaacactgagacccaacactgagacccaacactgggacccaacactgagaccgaacactgggacccaacactgacacccaacactgagacccaacactgagacccaacactgagacccaacactgagacccaacactaagacccaacactgagaccaaacactgagacccaacactgagacccaacactaaaacccaacactgagacccaacactgagaaccaacactgagacccaacactgagacccaacactgagacccaacactgtgacccaacactgagacccaacactgtgaCCCAACTCTGGGACCCAACACtgggacccaacactgagacccaacactgagacccaacactgagacccaacactgagacccaacactgacacCAAACACTGatacccaacactgagacccaacactgagacccaacactgagacccaacactgacacccaacactgagacccaacactgagacccaacactgagacccaacactgagacccaacactgagacccaacactgagacctaACACTGACACTCAACACTGAAACaaaacactgagacccaacactgagacccaacactgggacCCAACACTGAGATCCAACACTgacacccaacactgagacccaacactgagacccaacactgagacccaacactgagacacaATGCTGAGACCGAACACtaagacccaacactgagacacaatactgagacccaacactgagacccaacactgagacccaacactgagacccaacactgagacccaacactgagaaccaacactgagacccaacactgagacccaacactgagacccaacactgagacccaacagtGAGACCCATCACTGAGACCCatcactgagacccaacactgggacccaacactgagacccaacactgagacccaacactgagacccaacactaacccaacactgagacccaacactgagacccaacactgagactcaacactgagacccaacactgggacccaacactgagacccaacactgagacccaacactgagacccaacagtGAGACCCATCACTGAGACCCAtaactgagacccaacactgggacccaacactgagacccaacactgagacccaacactgagacccaacactgagatcCAATACTGAGACCCAACAAtgagacccaacactgggacccaacactgagacccaacactgggacccaacactgagacccaacactgagaaccaacactgagacccaacactgggacccaacactgagacccaacactgagactcaacactgggacccaacactgagacacaatactgagacccaacactgagacccaacactgagacccaacactgagacccaacactgagacaaaATACTGAGACCCAacgctgagacccaacactgaaaCCCAACACTGATACACaatactgagacccaacactgagacccaacactgagacacaatactgagacccaacactgagacccaacactgagacccaacactgagacccaacattGATACACaatactgagacccaacactgagacccaacactgagacacaatactgagacccaacactgagacccaacactgagacccaacactgagacccaacactgagacccaacactgagacccaacactgagaaccaacactgagacccaacactgagacccaacagtGAGACCCATCACTGAGACCCatcactgagacccaacactgggacccaacactgagacccaacactgagacccaacactgagacccaacactgagacccaacactgggacccaacactgagacccaacactgagacccaactcTGAGactcaacactgagacccaacactgggacccaacactgagacccaacactgagacccaacactgagacccaacagtGAGACCCATCACTGAGACCCatcactgagacccaacactgggacccaacactgagacccaacactgagacccaacactgagacccaacactgagatcCAATACTGAGACCCAACAATGAGACCCAACTCtgggacccaacactgagacccaacaatGGGACCCagcactgagacccaacactgagaaccaacactgagacccaacactgggacccaacactgagacccaacactgagacccaacactgagacacaatactgagacccaacactgagacccaacactgagacccaacactgagacccaacactgagacacaATACTGAGACCCAacgctgagacccaacactgaaaCCCAACACTGATACACaatactgagacccaacactgagacccaacactgagacccaacactgagacacaatactgagacccaacactgagacccaacacagagacccaacactgacacccaacactgggacccaacactgagacccaacactgggacccaacactgagacccaacactgagacccaacactgagacccaacactgagacccaacacagagacccaacactgagacccaacactgagacccaacactgagacacaATACTGAGACCCAacgctgagacccaacactgaaaCCCAACACTGAGACGCAATACTGAGAGGCAATACTGAgtcccaacactgagacccaacactgagacccaacactgagacacaatactgagacccaacactgagacccaacactgagacacaatactgagacccaacactgagacccaacactgagacccaacactgagacccaacactgaggcccaacactgagacccaacactgagacccaacactgagacccaacactgagacccaacactgagacccaacactgagactcaacactgagacccaacactgagacccatcACTGAGACCCatcactgagacccaacactgggacccaacactgagacccaacactgagacccaacactgagacccaacactgagacccaacactgggacccaacactgagacccaacactgagacccaacactgagacccaacactgagaccaaacactgggacccaacactgagacccaacactgagacccaacactgagacccaacagtGAGACCCATCACTGAGACCCatcactgagacccaacactgggacccaacactgagacccaacactgagacccaacactgagacacaACACTGAGATCCAATACAGAGACCCAACAATGATCCCAACACtgggacccaacactgagacccaacactgggacccaacactgagacccaacactgagaaccaacactgagacccaacattgggacccaacactgagacccaacactgagacccaacactgagacacaatactgagacccaacactgagacccaacactgagacccaacactgagacccaacactgagacacaATACTGAGACCCAacgctgagacccaacactgaaacccaacactgagacacaatactgagacccaacactgagacccaacaatgagacccaacactgagacacaatactgagacccaacactgagactaAACACAGAGACCCAACACTGACACCCAACACtgggacccaacactgagacccaacactgggacccaacactgagacccaacactgagacccaacactgagacacaatactgagacccaacactgagacccaacactgagacccaacactgagacccaacactgggacccaacactgagacccaacactgagacccaacactgagacccaacactgagacccaacactgggacccaacactgagacccaacactgagacccaacactgagacccaacagtGAGACCCATCACTGAGACCCatcactgagacccaacactgggacccaacactgagacccaacactgagacccaacactgagactcaACACTGAGATCCAATACAGAGACCCAACAATGATCCCAACACtgggacccaacactgagacccaacactgggacccaacactgagacccaacactgagaaccaacactgagacccaacactgggacccaacactgagacccaacactgagacccaacactgagacacaatactgagacccaacactgagacccaacactgagacccaacactgagacccaacactgagacacaATACTGAGACCCAacgctgagacccaacactgaaacccaacactgagacacaatactgagacccaacactgagacccaacactgacacccaacactgacacccaacactgacacccaacactgggacccaacactgagacccaacactgagacccaacactgagacccaacactgagacacaatactgagacccaacactgagacccaacacagagacccaacactgacacccaacactgggacccaacactgagacccaacactgggacccaacactgggacccaacactgagacccaacactgagacccaacactgagacccaacactgagacccaacactgagacacaatactgagacccaacactgagacccaacacagagacccaacactgacacccaacactgggacccaacactgagacccaacactgagacccaacactgagacacaatactgagacccaacactgagacccaacactgagacccaacactgagacacaATACTGAGACCCTacgctgagacccaacactgaaacccaacactgagacgcaatactgagacccaacactgagacccaacactgagacccaacactgagacccaacactgaggcccaacactgagacccaacactgagacacaatactgagacccaacactgagacccaatactgagacccaacactgagacccaacactgagacctaacactgagacccaacactgggacccaacactgagacccaacactgagacccaactctgagacccaacactgggacccaacactgggacccaacactgagacccaacactgaaacccaacactgagacgcaatactgagacccaacactgagacccaacactgagacccaacactgagacacaatactgagacccaacactgagacccaacactgagacccaacactgagacccaacactgagacccaacactgagactcaacactgggacccaacactgagacccaacactgagacccaacactgagaaccaacactgagacccaacactgagacccaacactgagacccaacacagACCCAAAAGGAGTGCAGGTCGCAGGCCTTTTCGGAGAACGGGGGGGCCTCATTCATACAGCAGGAAGCATGGCTAAGGCAGGAAGCATGGTGGAGGCAGGAAGCATGGTGGAGGCAGGAAGCATGGTGGAGGCAGGAAGCATGGTGGAGGCAGGAAGCATGGTGGACGCAGGAAGTATGGTGGAGGCAGGAAGCATGGTGGAGGCAGGAAGCATCGTGGAGGCAGGAAGCATAATGAAGGCAGGAAGCATGGTGGAGGCAGGAAGCATGGTGGAGGCAGGAAGCATGGTGGAGGCAGGAAGCATAGTGGAGGCAGGAAGCATGGTAGAGGCAGGAAGCATGGTGGACGCAGGAAGTATGGTGGAGGCAGGAAGCATGGTGGAGGCAGGAAGCATAATGAAGGCAGGAAGCATGGTGGAGGCAGGAAGCATGGTGGAGGCAGGAAGCATGGTGGAGGCAGGAAGCATGGTGGAGGCAGGAAGCATGGTGGAGGCAGGAAGCATGGTGGAGGCAGGAAGCATGGTGGAGGCAGGAAGCATGGTGGAGGCAGGAAGCATGGTTAAGGCAGGAAGCATGGTGGAGGCAGGAAGCATGGTGGAGGCAGGAAGCATGGTGGAGGCAGGAAGTATGGTGGAGGCAGGAAGCATGGTGGAGGCAGGAAGCATGGTGGAAGCATGGTGGAGGCAGGAAGCATGGTGGAGGCAGGAAGCATGGTGGAGGCAGGAAGTATGGTGGAGGCAGGAAGCATGGTGGAGGCAGGAAGCATGGTGGAGGCAGGAAGTATGGTGGAGGCAGGAAGTATGGTGGAGGCAGGAAGCATGGTGGAGGCAGGAAGCATGGTGGAGGCAGGAAGTATGGTGGAGGCAGGAAGCATGGTGGAGGCAGGAAGCATGGTGGAGGCAGGAAGCATGGTGGAGGCAGGAAGCATGGTGGAGTCAGGAAGCATGGTGGAGGCAGGAAGCATGGTGGAGTCAGGAAGCATGGTGGAGGCAGGAAGCATGGTGGAGGCAGGAAGTATGGTGGAGGCAGGAAGCATGGTGGAGGCAGGAAGCATGTTGGAGGCAGGAAGTATGGTGGAGGCAGGAAGCATGATGGAGGCAGGAAGCATGCTGGAGGCAGGAAGTATGGTGGAGGCAGGATGCATGGTGGAGGCAGGAAGTATGGTGGAGGCAGGAAGCATGGTGGAGGCAGGAAGTATGGTGGAGGCAGGAAGCATGGTGGAGGCAGGAAGCATGATGGAGGcaggcagcatggtggaggcagGAAGCATGGTGGAGGCAGGAAGCATGGTGGAGGCAGGAAGTATGGTGGAGGCAGGATGCATGGTGGAGGCAGGAAGCATGGTGGAGGCAGGAAGCATGGTGAAGGCAGGAAGTATGGTGGAGGCAGGAAGCATGGTGGAGGCAGGAAGCATGGTGGAGGCAGGAAGTATGGTGGAGGCAGGAAGCATGATTTAGGCAGGAAGCATGCTGGAGGCAGGAAGTATGGTGGAGGCAGGAAGCATGGTGGAGGCAGGAAGTATGGTGGAGGCAGGAGGCATGGTGGAGGCAGGAAGCATGATGGAGGCAGGAAGCATGGTGGAGGCAGGAAGCATGGTGGAGGCAGGAAGCATGGTGGAGGCAGGAAGCATGATGGAGGCAGGAAGCATGGTGGAGGCAGGAAGCATGATGGAGGCAGGAAGCATGGTGGAGGCAGGAAGCATGGTGGAGGCAGGAAGTATGGTGGAGGCAGGAAGCATGATGGAGGCAGGAAGCATGGTGGAGGCAGGAAGTATGGTGGAGGCAGGAAGCATGGTGGAGGCAGGAAGCATGGTGGAGGCAGGAAGCATGGTGGAGGCAGGAAGTATGGTGGAGGCAGGAAGCATGGTGGAGACAGGAAGCATGGTGGAGGCAGAAAGAATGGTGGAGGCAGGAAGCATGATGGAGGCAGGAAGCATGGTGGAGGCAGGAAGTATGGTGGAGGCAGGAAGCATGGTGGAGGCAGGAAGCATGATGGAGGCAGGAAGCATAGTGGAGGCAGGAAGCATGGTGGAGGCAGGAAGCATCCGCCCTCGCAGATCTTTCTCCGGCCCGCAGACCATGCCCCAGTCTCGCCGTATTTGCCCTTACCCCGCTGAGCATGTACCGGCTCCGCAGAACTTGCCCCAGCTCCGAAGTGCATGCTTCATCCCCCCAAAGCCTGCCTTAGCTCCGCAGAACATGTCCCCTCCTCGAAGAACAGTCTCCGGCCACTCAGAGCATACCCCGGCCTCGCAGAGCATGCCCCTCCCCCGCAGACCTTTCTCTGGCCCCGGAGAGCTTGCTCCAGTTCCGCAGAATTTGACCCGGCCCCGCAGAGCATGCCTCGGCCTCGTAGAGCATGACCTGGCCTCGCAGAGGCCAGGTCATGCTGGCCGTGCAGTTATACCCCATTCCCGTAGAGCATGCCCCAGCCCTACAGAACATGCCCCACCTGACAGACCACGTCCAAGGCCCGCATAGCATTCCCCATGCAGAACATGCGCTGGTGCCGCAGAGCACTCGCTAACCTCGCAGAGCATGCACTGTCCTCGCAGAGTATGACCAGGCCTCGC
The window above is part of the Procambarus clarkii isolate CNS0578487 chromosome 67, FALCON_Pclarkii_2.0, whole genome shotgun sequence genome. Proteins encoded here:
- the LOC138355344 gene encoding paraneoplastic antigen Ma6E-like; the encoded protein is MLEAGSMVEAGSMVEAGSMVEAGGMVEAGSMMEAGSMVEAGSMVEAGSMVEAGSMMEAGSMVEAGSMMEAGSMVEAGSMVEAGSMVEAGSMMEAGSMVEAGSMVEAGSMVEAGSMVEAGSMVEAGSMVEAGSMVETGSMVEAERMVEAGSMMEAGSMVEAGSMVEAGSMVEAGSMMEAGSIVEAGSMVEAGSIRPRRSFSGPQTMPQSRRICPYPAEHVPAPQNLPQLRSACFIPPKPALAPQNMSPPRRTVSGHSEHTPASQSMPLPRRPFSGPGELAPVPQNLTRPRRACLGLVEHDLASQRPGHAGRAVIPHSRRACPSPTEHAPPDRPRPRPA
- the LOC138355343 gene encoding paraneoplastic antigen Ma6E-like; the encoded protein is MVEAGSMVEAGSMVEAGSMVEAGSMVEAGSMVEAGSMVEAGSMVEAGSMVEAGSMVEAGSMVEAGSMVEAGSMVEAGSMVEAGSMVESGSMVEAGSMVESGSMVEAGSMVEAGSMVEAGSMVEAGSMLEAGSMVEAGSMMEAGSMLEAGSMVEAGCMVEAGSMVEAGSMVEAGSMVEAGSMVEAGSMMEAGSMVEAGSMVEAGSMVEAGSMVEAGCMVEAGSMVEAGSMVKAGSMVEAGSMVEAGSMVEAGSMVEAGSMI